One genomic segment of Streptomyces sp. TLI_146 includes these proteins:
- a CDS encoding bi-domain-containing oxidoreductase, which produces MKQVVQNYKSGELAVLDVPVPGCKPGGVLVRTAYSLISTGTELMKVSEAGMSMLGKARSRPDQVAKVMQSVATNGVPATYRKVMGKLDSYTPLGYSLCGVVEQVGAGIDEVKVGDLVACAGNEHALHAELNWVPKNLFTPVPDGLAPRHAAFGTVGSIAMQGVRQGEPQLGEVALVIGLGLIGQLVVQLLTASGVRVVGADPDPVRCELAERLGAAACGDPASPAVEASVAELTGGHGVDQVYLAAGGGTNQPVELAARLCRDRGRVVDIGKCRLDLPWNAYYEKELDVRFSRSYGPGRYDPEYELEGRDYPIGYVRWTERRNLACFLDLLARGRVDVEPLVSHVADFDDAVDTYRRLKDGDLKAVAVLFRYPEQAQDKGEAQAPAVAVPEVRRGGAVSAPARAVKTPVRLAFVGAGNYATSMLLPHLTGRDGVELSTVVTTTALSAANAKRKFGFAEATTDLDAVLGDKSIDAVFVVTRHSSHAELTRKALLAGKTVFVEKPLALGEDELAGVLAAVEESGNDRLQVGFNRRFAPLLQEARKRFGTRTGPASLRYLVNAGRLQHGSWYLQQGTEGSRFAGEGGHFIDTASWLLEADPVSVYAVASAGNEDLQVVLRYPDGSTATLSYVTTGAAGFPKETLDLVADGKVLRLDDFVRASVYDGRPRKWVSSRLPKARDKGQNAELASFIKAVRTGGPMPVPLESLVATTAATLAVQASLTGGAPVTLARAR; this is translated from the coding sequence GTGAAGCAGGTTGTTCAGAACTACAAGAGCGGCGAGCTGGCCGTGCTCGACGTGCCGGTACCGGGGTGCAAGCCGGGCGGTGTACTGGTCCGCACCGCCTACTCGCTGATATCCACCGGGACCGAGCTCATGAAGGTGTCCGAGGCCGGTATGTCGATGCTGGGCAAGGCCCGCTCCCGCCCGGACCAGGTGGCCAAGGTCATGCAGAGCGTGGCCACCAACGGGGTGCCCGCCACCTACCGCAAGGTGATGGGCAAGCTCGACTCCTACACACCGCTCGGCTACTCGCTGTGCGGGGTGGTCGAGCAGGTCGGCGCCGGGATCGACGAGGTGAAGGTCGGCGACCTCGTGGCCTGCGCCGGCAACGAGCACGCGCTGCACGCCGAGCTGAACTGGGTGCCGAAGAACCTCTTCACCCCGGTGCCGGACGGCCTGGCGCCCCGGCACGCGGCCTTCGGCACCGTCGGGTCGATCGCGATGCAGGGCGTCCGCCAGGGCGAGCCGCAGCTCGGCGAGGTGGCGCTGGTCATCGGCCTCGGGCTGATCGGACAGCTGGTGGTGCAGCTGCTCACAGCCTCCGGCGTCCGCGTCGTCGGGGCCGACCCCGACCCGGTGCGCTGCGAGCTCGCCGAGCGCCTGGGCGCCGCGGCCTGCGGCGATCCCGCCTCCCCGGCCGTGGAGGCTTCCGTCGCCGAGCTCACCGGCGGTCACGGTGTGGACCAGGTGTACCTGGCGGCGGGCGGTGGCACCAACCAGCCCGTCGAGCTGGCCGCGCGGCTGTGCCGGGACCGCGGCCGGGTCGTCGACATCGGCAAGTGCCGTCTGGACCTGCCGTGGAACGCGTACTACGAGAAGGAGCTCGACGTCCGGTTCTCGCGCAGTTACGGCCCCGGGCGCTACGACCCGGAGTACGAGCTGGAGGGGCGGGACTACCCGATCGGCTATGTGCGCTGGACCGAGCGGCGCAACCTGGCGTGCTTCCTCGATCTCCTCGCCCGCGGCCGCGTCGATGTGGAGCCCCTGGTCTCCCACGTCGCCGACTTCGACGACGCCGTCGACACGTACCGGCGTCTGAAGGACGGTGACCTCAAGGCCGTGGCGGTGCTGTTCCGGTACCCCGAACAGGCTCAGGACAAGGGAGAAGCGCAGGCCCCGGCGGTGGCCGTGCCCGAGGTGCGACGCGGCGGTGCGGTGTCCGCCCCGGCCCGGGCGGTCAAGACGCCGGTGCGGCTGGCGTTCGTCGGCGCGGGCAACTACGCGACCTCGATGCTGCTGCCGCACCTGACCGGGCGCGACGGCGTCGAGTTGTCGACCGTCGTCACCACGACGGCGCTGTCCGCGGCCAACGCGAAGCGGAAGTTCGGCTTCGCCGAGGCGACCACCGATCTCGACGCCGTGCTCGGTGACAAGTCCATCGACGCGGTGTTCGTGGTCACCCGGCACAGCTCGCACGCCGAACTGACCCGCAAGGCGCTGCTGGCCGGCAAGACGGTGTTCGTGGAGAAGCCTCTGGCGCTCGGCGAGGACGAGCTGGCCGGGGTGCTCGCGGCGGTGGAGGAGTCCGGCAACGATCGGCTCCAGGTGGGCTTCAACCGCCGGTTCGCGCCGCTGCTCCAGGAGGCCAGGAAGCGGTTCGGCACCCGGACCGGTCCGGCGAGTCTGCGCTACCTCGTCAACGCGGGCCGGCTGCAGCACGGCAGTTGGTACCTCCAGCAGGGCACCGAGGGCTCGCGGTTCGCGGGTGAGGGCGGACACTTCATCGACACGGCGAGCTGGCTCCTTGAGGCCGACCCGGTTTCGGTGTACGCGGTCGCCTCGGCCGGAAACGAGGACCTCCAGGTGGTGCTGCGCTACCCGGACGGGTCCACCGCCACCCTCAGCTACGTCACCACCGGCGCGGCCGGCTTCCCCAAGGAGACGCTGGACCTCGTCGCGGACGGCAAGGTGCTGCGGCTCGACGACTTCGTACGCGCCTCTGTCTATGACGGCCGCCCCAGGAAGTGGGTCAGTTCGCGGCTGCCCAAGGCCCGGGACAAGGGCCAGAACGCCGAACTGGCCTCGTTCATCAAGGCCGTACGGACCGGTGGGCCGATGCCGGTGCCGCTGGAGTCGCTGGTCGCCACCACGGCGGCCACCCTCGCCGTGCAGGCCAGCCTGACCGGCGGCGCGCCGGTGACGCTGGCGAGGGCGCGATGA